In a genomic window of Blattabacterium cuenoti:
- the rpsO gene encoding 30S ribosomal protein S15: MEKKEIFKTYGTSAYDTGSSKAQIALFTYRINHLNNHLKNNKKDFNTERALVKMVGKRKKLLKYIEKHDINNYKKIIKHLGLRK; this comes from the coding sequence ATGGAAAAAAAAGAAATATTTAAAACTTATGGAACATCTGCATACGACACAGGTTCTTCTAAAGCTCAAATTGCTTTGTTTACTTATCGTATCAATCATTTAAATAACCATTTAAAAAATAATAAAAAGGATTTTAATACAGAAAGAGCTTTAGTAAAAATGGTAGGGAAAAGAAAAAAATTGCTAAAATATATAGAAAAACATGATATTAACAATTACAAAAAAATAATTAAACATTTAGGATTAAGAAAGTAA